TCGCGCATTTCGGCTTCCCGGCAGATCCGCTCACCCCGGTCAGTGAGCGATGGGCGTCCCTGACCCCCCGGCCGTTCGCGGTGCTCCACGCCGATCTGCACCGCAAGAACATGATCGTGTCCGGCGGATCGACGTGGTTCCTCGACTGGGAACTCGCCCTGTGGGGCGACCCGGTCTACGAAGTGGCCATCCACCTGCACAAGATGGACTACCCGCACGAGCAGCGGGCGGGCCTGCTGCGCCGCTGGCTGCAGGCGCTGCCACCGGAGTACACCGCCGGCTGGCGGCGCGACACGGAGACGTACCTGTGGCACGAGAGGATCAAGTCGGCGATCGTCGACACCGTCCGGTACTCCAAGCAGGTGGCCTCACCCGGGACCGATCCGGCCGCGCGCGACGTCCTGATCTCACGCCTGGCGAAGAAGGTGAATGCCGCCCGCCTGGTGTGGGGACGTGTTCCTGACGTGACTCCGGCGCGGGTCCGCTCCGGACTGCGCAAGGGGCCCACGCACCCGATCCCATGAAAGGGCGGTGACAGGCGCATGGACGCGATCGCCTTGTATCAGGAGGCGTGCGGGCGGCACGACGCACTCTCCGGCTACTACAACCGCAATGTCCGGGTGGACTCCGTGGACGGGCCCGTGATGGTCCGGATCCCCTCCGGCGGGGCGGAGTCCATGGACCTGACGATGTGGCCGGAGCACGCGGTGCTCGAAGCCATCCGCCCGTACGTCACCTCCGCGCCGCAGCTGCTCCACGTACAGACGGACCCGCAGTTCCAGATCCACGAATTCATCACGGGCACGAGCCTGGACGAGGTCTGCCCGGCCGGAACGCCCGTGCCGGCCGGGGTGCTCGACGCCATCGGGTCCCTCTTCGCCCAGCTGCTCCGCGTCCCCACCGCCAAACTGCCGGGCCCGCCCGCCGATTGGCCCGCGGACGGCGACACCGTGGGATTCGTGGCGCTGCTGCTGCGCCTCGTACGCACCATCCGCGCCGCCGGCGACGAGGCGACCGGGCGGCTCTACCGCGAACTGGGCGTCCCGGACGACCCCTGTGCGCTCCTGGAGCAGCAGGCCGGTGCGCTGCGGGCGCGGCCCTTCCGTCTGCTGCACGCGGACATCCACCGGGGGAACGTGATCACGCAGGGCTCCCGGACGGTCTTCCTCGACTGGGAACTCGCCCTCTGGGGCGACCCCGTCTACGACCTGGCGGATCACCTGCACAAGATGTCCTACCTGCCCGGAGAGCGGGAGCAGACGGTCGCCACCTGGCGGCGGGTGGCGCCGGCGGAGTGCCGGGTGGGGTGGGAGGAGGCGCTCGCCTTCTATCTGGCCTACGAGCGGATGAAATCCGCCGTGGTGGACACCGTCCGCTGGGCGCGGCGGATCGCCGCCGCACCCACACCGGCCGAGGGCCGGGTCCTCGCGAACGAACTCGCGGACAAGTTGCGGGCGGCCCGGCCCTTCTGGGAGCCGGATTCCCGCTCCGAGTGCTCCTCCGGGGACATCGAGCGGGCCGTTGCCCGCTGGTCGGGCCGGCGGGCAACGGACGGGCGGTAGCGCAGCGTCAGGACAGCAGTTCCCCGCGGCGGCTCAGGAGGAATTTCTTGAAGGCGGCCACCGGGGGTGTGTCCACGTGGCCGTCGAGCCAGGCGACGCCGATCTCGCGGACGGCGCGGGGTGCGGTGACGGTCAGTTCGACGACGCCGGGGCGGGGTACGGCGGGTGGGGGCAGCAGGGCGACGCCCAGGCCGGCGGCGACCAGGCCGCGGAGGGTCTCGGCCTCCTCCCCCTCGAAGGCGACCTTCGGGGTGAACCCCGCCTCGGTGCACAGGGCGTCGGTGATCCGGCGCAGGCCGTAGCCCGGTTCGAGG
The sequence above is a segment of the Streptomyces lydicus genome. Coding sequences within it:
- a CDS encoding aminoglycoside phosphotransferase family protein, which codes for MDAIALYQEACGRHDALSGYYNRNVRVDSVDGPVMVRIPSGGAESMDLTMWPEHAVLEAIRPYVTSAPQLLHVQTDPQFQIHEFITGTSLDEVCPAGTPVPAGVLDAIGSLFAQLLRVPTAKLPGPPADWPADGDTVGFVALLLRLVRTIRAAGDEATGRLYRELGVPDDPCALLEQQAGALRARPFRLLHADIHRGNVITQGSRTVFLDWELALWGDPVYDLADHLHKMSYLPGEREQTVATWRRVAPAECRVGWEEALAFYLAYERMKSAVVDTVRWARRIAAAPTPAEGRVLANELADKLRAARPFWEPDSRSECSSGDIERAVARWSGRRATDGR
- a CDS encoding aminoglycoside phosphotransferase family protein yields the protein MNWQALYDAALHSTDAAAGYYNRNAALGTPDGRVNVRIPLAAADVMDVRVWQEEDVLAAVRPYVDYAPELRHVSHTPRFQVQSFIEGDLLDGFSPRESAVPDHVLDDVVALMGQLSAIPQGKVPPLPDDWPGSGSSAAFGRHLAALTERIHADHQADYAEVFAHFGFPADPLTPVSERWASLTPRPFAVLHADLHRKNMIVSGGSTWFLDWELALWGDPVYEVAIHLHKMDYPHEQRAGLLRRWLQALPPEYTAGWRRDTETYLWHERIKSAIVDTVRYSKQVASPGTDPAARDVLISRLAKKVNAARLVWGRVPDVTPARVRSGLRKGPTHPIP